In Nitratireductor basaltis, the following are encoded in one genomic region:
- a CDS encoding collagen-like protein: protein MAFDGKSFGREVVGVVKEYVSDALAPVIARLEAIEKRHPEKGDRGEKGDPGERGPSGADGAPGAPGEKGEKGDPGERGPAGEPGKDGADGKDGADGVGVAGAVIDRGGNLVLTLTDGTTRELGLVVGRDGEKGDPGKDGRDGADGLGFDDLEVEHDGLRTITFRFAKGDRVKEFPFTLPVVLDRGVYKSGDAYSAGDGVTWGGSFWIAQKDTADKPGEGDGWRLAVKKGRDGRDGSAKAEKQSDPVRFK from the coding sequence ATGGCTTTCGATGGAAAATCTTTTGGCCGTGAAGTTGTCGGCGTGGTCAAGGAATATGTGAGCGATGCGCTTGCTCCTGTCATAGCTCGCCTTGAGGCAATCGAAAAGCGGCACCCGGAGAAAGGTGATCGCGGTGAGAAGGGCGATCCTGGCGAACGTGGTCCCTCCGGTGCCGATGGTGCACCCGGCGCTCCCGGCGAGAAAGGCGAAAAGGGTGATCCGGGCGAACGCGGGCCAGCCGGCGAACCGGGCAAAGACGGTGCGGACGGCAAGGATGGGGCTGATGGCGTCGGTGTCGCCGGTGCCGTTATCGATCGGGGTGGCAACCTTGTTCTGACACTTACTGATGGCACAACGCGCGAGCTTGGCCTTGTGGTCGGGCGCGATGGAGAAAAGGGCGATCCCGGCAAGGATGGACGCGACGGGGCCGATGGCCTTGGCTTCGATGATCTTGAAGTGGAGCATGATGGGCTGCGCACAATCACCTTCCGCTTTGCCAAAGGCGATAGGGTGAAAGAGTTCCCGTTCACGCTGCCGGTGGTTCTGGATCGCGGCGTCTACAAGTCAGGTGATGCTTATTCCGCTGGCGACGGTGTTACCTGGGGTGGCTCGTTCTGGATCGCTCAGAAGGACACAGCCGACAAGCCCGGCGAGGGGGACGGCTGGCGGCTTGCGGTCAAGAAAGGCCGTGATGGCAGAGACGGCAGCGCGAAGGCTGAGAAGCAATCCGATCCGGTGAGGTTCAAGTAA
- a CDS encoding phage portal protein, with amino-acid sequence MRVLGLPIPFTGERKKDLSPVNQNRGGWFRVLESFAGAWQQNVEVDFNSVLSFHADFACRTLIASDISKLRVKLVKKDKDGIWEEVNSPAYSPVLRKPNDFQNRIQFFESWVLSKLQRGNTYVLKQRNNAGVVAKLYVLDPSRVRPLVADDGSIFYELQADNLSGLTGPLIVPAREIIHDRFNCMFHPLVGMSPIYASGLAAMQGLSIQNDSTKFFQNGARPGGVLTAPAAISDDTAARLKEYWDNNFTGANAGKVAVLGDGLKYEAMRENASDAQLIEQLKWSAEVVCSTYHVPPYKVGVGAMPSYNNVQALNTEYYSQCLQKLIEDIELCLDEGLGLSSEKIGTEFDLDGLLRMDSVTLMQMLKEGISAGVLSPNEARRRIDLKKVTGGDTPYLQQQNYSLEALAKRDAQADPFGQMPAPQPEAIPAPEDDSEVMESEARAALVELYKGLR; translated from the coding sequence ATGCGCGTTCTAGGCCTGCCGATCCCGTTCACTGGCGAGCGGAAGAAAGACCTGTCGCCGGTCAACCAGAACCGGGGCGGCTGGTTTCGCGTGCTGGAAAGCTTTGCCGGTGCATGGCAGCAGAATGTTGAGGTCGATTTCAATTCGGTCCTCTCCTTCCATGCCGACTTTGCCTGCCGCACGCTGATCGCGTCCGACATCTCAAAGCTTCGCGTGAAGCTCGTGAAGAAGGACAAGGACGGCATTTGGGAAGAAGTGAACAGCCCTGCCTATTCGCCTGTCCTGCGCAAGCCGAACGACTTTCAGAACCGGATTCAGTTCTTCGAGAGTTGGGTGCTGTCAAAGCTTCAGCGCGGCAACACCTACGTTCTGAAGCAGCGCAACAATGCTGGCGTGGTCGCGAAGCTCTACGTTCTCGATCCAAGCCGCGTGCGCCCGCTCGTGGCTGACGATGGGTCGATCTTCTATGAGCTGCAGGCGGACAATCTCTCTGGCCTCACGGGGCCTCTGATCGTCCCGGCCCGCGAGATCATCCACGATCGGTTCAACTGCATGTTCCATCCGCTGGTCGGCATGTCCCCGATCTATGCGAGCGGATTGGCTGCCATGCAGGGTCTTTCGATCCAGAACGACAGCACCAAGTTCTTCCAGAATGGCGCGCGCCCTGGTGGCGTGCTCACCGCGCCTGCCGCAATCTCAGACGATACCGCGGCGCGCCTGAAGGAATATTGGGACAACAACTTCACCGGCGCGAACGCTGGCAAGGTTGCCGTTCTCGGTGATGGCCTGAAGTATGAGGCAATGCGTGAAAACGCTTCTGACGCTCAGCTGATCGAGCAGTTGAAGTGGTCGGCTGAGGTGGTCTGCTCCACCTATCACGTCCCGCCCTACAAGGTCGGTGTCGGTGCGATGCCGAGTTACAATAATGTTCAAGCTCTGAACACGGAATATTACTCGCAGTGCCTTCAGAAGCTGATCGAAGACATCGAACTGTGCCTTGATGAAGGGCTTGGTCTGTCGAGCGAGAAGATCGGCACCGAGTTCGATCTTGATGGCCTCCTTCGCATGGACAGCGTCACGCTGATGCAGATGCTCAAGGAAGGCATCAGTGCCGGGGTGCTGTCTCCTAACGAGGCCCGGCGCCGCATCGACCTGAAGAAGGTAACAGGCGGCGACACGCCTTATCTCCAGCAGCAGAATTATTCTCTCGAAGCGCTGGCCAAGCGGGACGCGCAGGCCGATCCATTCGGGCAGATGCCCGCGCCCCAGCCAGAAGCTATCCCTGCGCCAGAAGATGATAGCGAGGTGATGGAATCCGAGGCTCGCGCCGCGCTCGTGGAACTGTACAAAGGACTTCGCTGA